The Pirellulales bacterium genome includes a region encoding these proteins:
- a CDS encoding ABC transporter permease, translated as MKKETAVLLVFLVALCAVTTAFNHRFLSPANLTNLTKWIGVYGVFSIGGGLVIITGGIDLSVGSMLALAGVLLCMELGEWHWPWPVAVLSILLLPMVLGWIHGLLITRMNLQPFIVTLCGLLLYRGVARFIADDGTKGFGDAEGIDTLRFVSSEMVFRSLDPETHKVVFPGIPMPFVILILVAIVAWIALHRSVYGRYLFAVGKNEQAARFSGINTRRIISSTYVISGLLAGVSSIMLAFCTNSVSPSTHGNFYELYGIAAAVLGGCSLRGGEGSIVGIVLGTAILQVLQNLVNLLGIPSSLNFAVMGAVVLVGVLADQILQKRAKKRLIQQRA; from the coding sequence ATGAAAAAAGAAACCGCTGTATTATTGGTTTTCCTTGTGGCGCTGTGTGCGGTGACGACGGCGTTTAATCATCGCTTTTTATCGCCGGCGAATTTGACGAATTTGACCAAATGGATAGGTGTGTACGGCGTGTTCAGCATTGGGGGCGGGCTGGTGATTATCACCGGCGGCATTGATTTGTCAGTCGGCTCGATGTTAGCTCTGGCGGGCGTGCTGCTGTGCATGGAACTAGGTGAATGGCATTGGCCGTGGCCGGTGGCCGTATTGAGCATTTTGCTGCTGCCGATGGTGTTGGGATGGATTCACGGCCTGTTGATTACGCGGATGAATTTGCAGCCGTTTATTGTCACGCTGTGCGGGCTGCTGTTGTATCGCGGTGTGGCCCGATTTATTGCCGACGACGGCACCAAAGGGTTTGGCGACGCGGAGGGAATCGACACGCTGCGGTTTGTGTCGTCGGAGATGGTGTTTCGGTCGCTCGACCCGGAAACGCACAAAGTGGTGTTCCCCGGCATCCCGATGCCGTTTGTCATATTAATATTGGTGGCGATTGTGGCGTGGATTGCCCTGCACCGCTCGGTGTACGGCCGGTATCTGTTTGCCGTGGGGAAGAACGAACAGGCGGCACGTTTTTCGGGCATTAATACCCGGCGGATTATTTCCAGCACGTATGTCATTTCCGGACTGCTGGCGGGTGTTTCCAGCATTATGTTGGCGTTTTGCACGAATTCGGTTTCGCCTTCGACGCATGGCAATTTTTACGAATTGTACGGCATTGCGGCGGCGGTGCTGGGCGGTTGCAGTTTGCGCGGCGGCGAGGGCTCGATTGTCGGCATCGTGCTAGGGACCGCCATTTTGCAAGTGCTGCAAAACCTGGTGAACCTGCTGGGCATTCCCAGTTCGCTCAACTTTGCGGTGATGGGAGCGGTGGTGCTGGTGGGAGTCTTGGCCGATCAAATTCTCCAAAAGCGGGCCAAGAAACGGCTTATTCAACAGCGGGCGTAG